A window of the Motilibacter rhizosphaerae genome harbors these coding sequences:
- a CDS encoding ANTAR domain-containing protein, with product MSAPDARAAAPELLARTAMTVDLVALEQRVERLRARILPDSEALDLALAELEVCADELRVVAERYASPLPAGGDGLLAAVEAVPVPTLVTDAGGLVLAGSRTAAQLLRVHWPLPAEPVLVHVDLPSRSAARAVLREAASGTEVRELPLRVLPRGPAPEDVRAVLQRVPGRVLVLWSLVPQVRGEGAATEVHGAATLAELSRGLGSGSQGLEQRVVAAASEVLPGASSCGLVALGGAVPQVLAASDERAACLDAAQLVDGPVWTAWQAQREVHGAQEELGGLWPAWSPVAREEGVTTVLAVPLPGAYGSSTPVAVLTAYARDPAVMWPRLLPGLLADTAAGLLATVQRERAAVTRSAQLTEALTSRAVIDQAKGIVMAQRRCTADQAFAVLVQVSQARNVRLRVVAERLVAATTAPPVAPGQPLPAGVVRGPGPPR from the coding sequence GTGAGCGCGCCCGACGCCCGGGCCGCCGCGCCGGAGCTGCTGGCCCGGACGGCCATGACCGTCGACCTCGTCGCCCTCGAGCAGCGGGTCGAGCGGCTGCGGGCGCGCATCCTGCCCGACAGCGAGGCGCTCGACCTCGCGCTCGCCGAGCTCGAGGTCTGCGCGGACGAGCTCCGCGTCGTCGCCGAGCGGTACGCCTCCCCGCTGCCCGCCGGCGGCGACGGCCTCCTCGCGGCGGTGGAGGCCGTCCCCGTGCCGACCCTCGTGACCGACGCCGGGGGGCTGGTCCTCGCCGGCAGCCGCACCGCCGCCCAGCTGCTCCGCGTGCACTGGCCGCTGCCGGCCGAGCCGGTGCTCGTCCACGTCGACCTGCCCTCGCGCTCCGCCGCCCGCGCGGTGCTGCGCGAGGCGGCCTCCGGCACCGAGGTGCGCGAGCTCCCGCTGCGGGTCCTGCCGCGCGGGCCGGCGCCCGAGGACGTCCGCGCCGTGCTGCAGCGGGTCCCCGGCCGTGTTCTGGTGCTCTGGTCGCTCGTGCCGCAGGTCCGGGGAGAGGGCGCTGCGACGGAGGTGCACGGCGCCGCGACGCTGGCCGAGCTCAGCCGCGGGCTGGGGAGCGGCTCGCAGGGGCTGGAGCAGCGCGTGGTGGCCGCGGCCAGCGAGGTGCTCCCCGGTGCGAGCTCCTGCGGCCTGGTGGCGCTCGGGGGAGCGGTCCCGCAGGTCCTCGCCGCGAGCGACGAGCGGGCCGCGTGCCTGGACGCGGCGCAGCTCGTCGACGGTCCGGTGTGGACCGCGTGGCAGGCGCAGCGCGAGGTGCACGGCGCGCAGGAGGAGCTGGGCGGGCTGTGGCCGGCGTGGTCCCCCGTGGCGCGGGAGGAGGGGGTCACGACGGTGCTCGCCGTCCCCCTGCCGGGCGCCTACGGCTCCAGCACGCCGGTCGCCGTGCTCACGGCGTACGCGCGGGACCCTGCCGTCATGTGGCCGCGGCTCCTCCCCGGCCTGCTCGCCGACACCGCCGCCGGCCTGCTCGCGACCGTCCAGCGCGAGCGCGCCGCCGTGACCCGCTCCGCCCAGCTCACCGAGGCCCTCACCAGCAGGGCGGTCATCGACCAGGCGAAGGGCATCGTCATGGCGCAGCGCCGCTGCACCGCGGACCAGGCCTTCGCGGTGCTCGTCCAGGTGAG